A region from the Amycolatopsis camponoti genome encodes:
- a CDS encoding ATP-binding protein — protein MFGRGGSRGKRGRDAHSGAWQPPEQVRAARNGSGGGNGRRLTGEQAIPAYTPSIAVRSIDGHLVRTGYEVYAWYRLAPQRWSFRSDSQRRDLVAAIAGQYAELQGRWLHLRVTNRPYPIRMWAEAHVYNAHGRPGDVPGALSFDDYLIGEQQQLMGRSMAEKEVYIGVQVQTRRMVDRAVERAAPVLRKILPEAVDAELSALDSEVEHLDQVIGSAGLEGRPVHAEEMSWLMHRSCSLGLPAPRNMPAVPGAAWEPEDLASFTDAADYYADPYAPTVTVRGRTGSNAGVSRHLAVLTVGQMHGLQIPEVDDPWIQHADRLPAAVEVSARIYVRRPEEVASELQRQMNKVRSQVKHYTDEHELEPPQSLSRQAGRVLEIDDEMTSGFTALATRVRSWWRLAVSGPTERDALRLAQQLLDLYKPKIAIEHPEAQYAMAREFIPGEPLASAAYMRRGSVVWASSAVPTATAEVGDRRGILLGETCTATRRPVAWDPWMAQEIRDGSGLTAMVAGLGGGKSFLGGGIVYKTLRAGANWTILDPSGPLSRLCDLPELRPYARPINLLNAQPGILNPYRVVAEPLIEHFMDEEDPERSWRREKALAGATRRRLVLDVLTGVLPYEVSRMAQTRIVLLRAVRTVGGRFDADPGQVIDALRRDSSEHHEHAGVVADFLDEMRERMALLIPETDADPYAETRDDRLTVLTMAGLTLPKDGVPREYWTDAESLGVEMLNLAAWLTQRSVYEKPKEMRKGVWIDEAFFLSEVPTGRVLMNRFARDSRKWNVRVLLSSQIPADFLKIQGFVTLLDSVFVGRLDDDDAQADALRLLKVPVGVGYEQVVAALGRRPGSQQRGLERDVEPRQFIFGDGAGGVERIRVDFSGPHLDHLRAVMDTTPGSKDAASPPRRPGNELALPSEEKRPFVASPPEDDIELEQDFELAAELEVGLADENLLGAPDPLASETGEVEGGVSPNGSVSPNGGVSPNGNGGQQHARTGGKGGTGRDAA, from the coding sequence TTGTTCGGTCGCGGCGGTAGCCGAGGAAAACGGGGTCGGGACGCGCACTCGGGCGCGTGGCAGCCGCCCGAGCAGGTCCGCGCGGCGCGGAACGGCTCGGGAGGCGGCAACGGCCGTCGCCTGACCGGCGAGCAGGCGATCCCCGCGTACACCCCCTCGATCGCGGTGCGCAGCATCGACGGGCACCTGGTCCGCACGGGCTACGAGGTCTACGCGTGGTACCGGCTGGCGCCGCAGCGCTGGTCGTTCCGCTCGGACTCGCAGCGGCGCGACCTCGTCGCGGCCATCGCCGGCCAGTACGCCGAGCTGCAGGGCCGCTGGCTGCACCTGCGCGTGACGAACCGGCCGTACCCGATCCGGATGTGGGCCGAGGCGCACGTCTACAACGCACACGGCCGCCCCGGCGACGTCCCGGGCGCGCTGTCGTTCGACGACTACCTGATCGGCGAGCAGCAGCAGCTCATGGGCCGCTCGATGGCCGAAAAAGAGGTCTACATCGGCGTCCAGGTGCAGACCCGGCGGATGGTCGACCGCGCGGTCGAACGCGCCGCGCCCGTGCTGCGCAAGATCCTGCCCGAGGCCGTCGACGCCGAGCTGAGCGCGCTCGACTCCGAGGTCGAGCACCTCGACCAGGTCATCGGCAGCGCCGGGCTGGAAGGCCGTCCGGTGCACGCCGAGGAGATGTCCTGGCTGATGCACCGCTCGTGCTCGCTGGGCCTGCCCGCGCCGCGGAACATGCCCGCCGTGCCGGGCGCGGCCTGGGAGCCCGAGGACCTGGCCAGCTTCACCGACGCCGCCGACTACTACGCCGACCCGTACGCGCCGACGGTCACCGTCCGCGGCCGCACCGGCTCCAACGCCGGGGTGTCGCGGCACTTGGCCGTGCTCACCGTCGGGCAGATGCACGGCCTGCAGATCCCCGAGGTCGACGACCCGTGGATCCAGCACGCCGACCGGCTGCCGGCGGCGGTCGAGGTGTCGGCGCGGATCTACGTCCGGCGGCCCGAGGAGGTCGCCAGCGAGCTGCAGCGCCAGATGAACAAGGTGCGCTCGCAGGTCAAGCACTACACCGACGAGCACGAGCTGGAGCCGCCGCAGTCGCTGTCGCGCCAGGCCGGGCGCGTGCTGGAGATCGACGACGAGATGACGTCGGGCTTCACCGCGCTCGCCACCCGCGTGCGCTCGTGGTGGCGGCTGGCGGTGTCCGGCCCGACCGAGCGCGACGCGCTGCGCCTGGCCCAGCAGCTGCTCGACCTCTACAAGCCGAAGATCGCCATCGAGCACCCCGAGGCCCAGTACGCGATGGCCCGGGAGTTCATCCCGGGCGAGCCGCTGGCCTCGGCGGCGTACATGCGCCGCGGGTCGGTGGTCTGGGCGTCCTCGGCGGTCCCGACGGCGACCGCGGAGGTCGGCGACCGCCGCGGCATCCTGCTCGGCGAGACGTGCACCGCCACGCGGCGCCCGGTGGCCTGGGACCCGTGGATGGCCCAGGAGATCCGCGACGGCTCCGGCCTGACCGCGATGGTCGCCGGCCTGGGTGGTGGTAAGTCGTTCCTCGGCGGCGGCATCGTCTACAAGACGCTGCGCGCCGGCGCGAACTGGACGATCCTCGACCCGTCCGGCCCGCTGTCGCGGCTGTGCGACCTGCCGGAGCTGCGCCCGTACGCGCGGCCGATCAACCTGCTCAACGCCCAGCCCGGCATCCTGAACCCGTACCGGGTGGTCGCCGAGCCGCTGATCGAGCACTTCATGGACGAGGAAGACCCGGAGCGCTCCTGGCGCCGCGAGAAAGCCCTCGCGGGCGCGACGCGACGACGTCTCGTGCTCGACGTCCTGACCGGTGTCCTGCCGTACGAGGTCTCGCGGATGGCCCAGACCCGGATCGTGCTGCTGCGCGCGGTCCGCACGGTCGGCGGCCGCTTCGACGCGGATCCGGGCCAGGTAATCGATGCGCTCCGGCGGGATTCTTCGGAACACCACGAGCACGCGGGTGTCGTCGCGGACTTCCTCGACGAGATGCGCGAGCGGATGGCGCTGCTGATCCCGGAGACGGACGCGGACCCGTACGCGGAGACCCGCGACGACCGCCTGACGGTCCTGACGATGGCCGGGCTGACCCTGCCCAAGGACGGCGTCCCGCGCGAGTACTGGACGGACGCGGAGTCCCTGGGCGTCGAGATGCTGAACCTGGCGGCGTGGCTGACCCAGCGGTCGGTGTACGAGAAGCCGAAGGAGATGCGCAAGGGCGTCTGGATCGACGAGGCGTTCTTCCTGTCCGAGGTCCCGACCGGCCGGGTGCTGATGAACCGCTTCGCGCGTGACTCGCGCAAGTGGAACGTCCGTGTCCTGCTGTCGTCCCAGATCCCGGCGGACTTCCTGAAGATCCAGGGTTTCGTGACCCTGCTGGACTCGGTGTTCGTGGGCCGGTTGGACGACGACGACGCCCAGGCGGACGCGTTGCGGCTGTTGAAGGTCCCGGTAGGGGTCGGGTACGAGCAGGTGGTGGCGGCCCTGGGCCGTCGTCCGGGGTCGCAGCAGCGCGGTCTGGAGCGCGACGTCGAGCCCCGCCAGTTCATCTTCGGCGACGGCGCGGGCGGGGTCGAACGCATCCGCGTCGACTTCTCCGGGCCGCACCTGGACCACCTCCGCGCGGTCATGGACACGACCCCGGGCTCGAAGGACGCGGCATCGCCCCCGCGCCGCCCGGGCAACGAGCTGGCGCTCCCGTCGGAGGAGAAGAGGCCGTTCGTGGCGTCCCCACCGGAGGACGACATCGAGCTGGAGCAGGACTTCGAGCTGGCGGCGGAGCTGGAGGTCGGCCTGGCCGACGAGAACCTCCTGGGCGCGCCCGATCCCTTGGCCTCCGAAACCGGCGAGGTCGAGGGCGGCGTTTCTCCGAACGGCAGTGTCTCGCCAAACGGCGGTGTTTCCCCGAACGGCAACGGCGGGCAGCAGCACGCCCGCACGGGTGGAAAGGGCGGCACCGGCCGGGACGCCGCATGA